One segment of Anopheles stephensi strain Indian chromosome 3, UCI_ANSTEP_V1.0, whole genome shotgun sequence DNA contains the following:
- the LOC118513942 gene encoding facilitated trehalose transporter Tret1-2 homolog isoform X2, producing the protein MAARVGVLRQYMATVLVNLLGVSYGMISGWSSSALPTLQAPTGSPLEYGVITQHQASWIGGALCLGGIAGTLVGGAIVDRIGRKWTAWVAGVPLVVCWVLVIVADHPGYLMGARFLGGLAGGIEFVVTPLYVSEIACTRHRGTLSSLLILSCCLGVELAYLAGALLHYHTIPWISVGVPVFFLASFCFLPETPSHLAKAQKLEAAEQSLRFFYGIRSEKDTVGEDEYVRELQLLQRIVHAGSPPASQGKDPTATVVLSWSDFTSRHARHGLLICVTLMALNQFCGCFYMMNYAQSVFAASGSVLSLPASLSVIVVGLIQLVGCYVCTLLVDRIGRKILLLISSAGLTLGQSVFSSYCYGQTMGLDLTAFGWVPLVCFSVIVFIGTVGVGTMPFVVLAEIMPQKIKGFATTFCMVTNWTFAFIALKYFSTLSVLLGMHGILMFFAICSLIGTLFVLLCMPETKGKSFQEIQYMMEK; encoded by the exons ATGGCGGCTCGTGTGGGTGTACTGCGGCAATATATGGCCACCGTTTTAG TGAACCTGCTCGGTGTTAGCTATGGCATGATCAGTGGATGGTCTTCGTCCGCACTGCCCACACTCCAGGCCCCGACCGGAAGTCCACTGGAGTATGGCGTCATAACACAGCACCAAGCTTCCTGGATCGGCGGTGCACTCTGTCTCGGTGGAATCGCCGGTACGCTCGTCGGTGGTGCGATTGTGGACCGGATTGGAAGGAAGTGGACGGCATGGGTGGCCGGTGTACCGCTGGTGGTATGTTGGGTTCTGGTCATCGTGGCGGATCATCCAGGGTATCTGATGGGAGCACGGTTTCTTGGTGGACTTGCCGGTGGTATCGAGTTCGTCGTAACGCCGCTCTACGTATCGGAGATCGCATGCACAAG ACACCGTGGCACACTGTCCTCCCTGCTAATCCTGTCCTGCTGTCTCGGTGTGGAGCTAGCTTATCTGGCCGGTGCACTGCTGCACTACCACACCATTCCCTGGATATCGGTCGGCGTTCCGGTGTTCTTTCTCGCCAGCTTCTGCTTCCTGCCCGAAACACCCTCACACCTGGCCAAGGCGCAAAAGCTTGAG GCGGCCGAACAATCGTTACGCTTCTTCTACGGCATCCGGTCGGAAAAGGACACTGTGGGAGAGGATGAGTACGTCCGTGAACTGCAACTGCTGCAACGTATTGTACATGCAGGCTCACCACCAGCTTCCCAGGGAAAGGATCCAACCGCCACCGTCGTGCTGTCGTGGAGCGATTTCA CGAGCCGACACGCCcggcacggtttgctgatctgCGTGACACTGATGGCGTTAAATCAGTTCTGCGGTTGCTTCTACATGATGAACTATGCACAGTCGGTGTTTGCCGCGTCGGGATCGGTGCTGAGTCTACCGGCCAGCCTGTCGGTGATTGTGGTCGGGTTGATTCAGCTCGTCGGATGCTACGTCTGCACGCTGCTGGTGGATCGGATCGGGCGTAAA ATTCTGCTGCTCATCTCATCCGCCGGTCTAACGCTCGGCCAGAGCGTCTTCTCTTCCTACTGCTACGGTCAAACGATGGGGCTCGATCTGACGGCGTTCGGTTGGGTACCGTTGGTGTGCTTTTCCGTTATCGTTTTCATTGGCACGGTTGGGGTCGGTACGATGCCGTTCGTCGTGCTGGCGGAAATTATGCCACAAAAG ATCAAAGGATTCGCTACGACGTTTTGCATGGTGACCAACTGGACGTTTGCTTTCATTGCGTTAAAG TACTTCTCCACGCTAAGTGTGCTTTTGGGGATGCACGGCATTCTGATGTTTTTCGCCATTTGCTCGCTCATCGGTACACTCTTCGTGCTGCTGTGCATGCCagaaacgaaaggaaaaagctTCCAAGAAATTCAATACATGATGGAAAAGTAG
- the LOC118513942 gene encoding facilitated trehalose transporter Tret1-2 homolog isoform X1, whose amino-acid sequence MAARVGVLRQYMATVLVNLLGVSYGMISGWSSSALPTLQAPTGSPLEYGVITQHQASWIGGALCLGGIAGTLVGGAIVDRIGRKWTAWVAGVPLVVCWVLVIVADHPGYLMGARFLGGLAGGIEFVVTPLYVSEIACTRHRGTLSSLLILSCCLGVELAYLAGALLHYHTIPWISVGVPVFFLASFCFLPETPSHLAKAQKLEAAEQSLRFFYGIRSEKDTVGEDEYVRELQLLQRIVHAGSPPASQGKDPTATVVLSWSDFTSRHARHGLLICVTLMALNQFCGCFYMMNYAQSVFAASGSVLSLPASLSVIVVGLIQLVGCYVCTLLVDRIGRKHKTDFQILLLISSAGLTLGQSVFSSYCYGQTMGLDLTAFGWVPLVCFSVIVFIGTVGVGTMPFVVLAEIMPQKIKGFATTFCMVTNWTFAFIALKYFSTLSVLLGMHGILMFFAICSLIGTLFVLLCMPETKGKSFQEIQYMMEK is encoded by the exons ATGGCGGCTCGTGTGGGTGTACTGCGGCAATATATGGCCACCGTTTTAG TGAACCTGCTCGGTGTTAGCTATGGCATGATCAGTGGATGGTCTTCGTCCGCACTGCCCACACTCCAGGCCCCGACCGGAAGTCCACTGGAGTATGGCGTCATAACACAGCACCAAGCTTCCTGGATCGGCGGTGCACTCTGTCTCGGTGGAATCGCCGGTACGCTCGTCGGTGGTGCGATTGTGGACCGGATTGGAAGGAAGTGGACGGCATGGGTGGCCGGTGTACCGCTGGTGGTATGTTGGGTTCTGGTCATCGTGGCGGATCATCCAGGGTATCTGATGGGAGCACGGTTTCTTGGTGGACTTGCCGGTGGTATCGAGTTCGTCGTAACGCCGCTCTACGTATCGGAGATCGCATGCACAAG ACACCGTGGCACACTGTCCTCCCTGCTAATCCTGTCCTGCTGTCTCGGTGTGGAGCTAGCTTATCTGGCCGGTGCACTGCTGCACTACCACACCATTCCCTGGATATCGGTCGGCGTTCCGGTGTTCTTTCTCGCCAGCTTCTGCTTCCTGCCCGAAACACCCTCACACCTGGCCAAGGCGCAAAAGCTTGAG GCGGCCGAACAATCGTTACGCTTCTTCTACGGCATCCGGTCGGAAAAGGACACTGTGGGAGAGGATGAGTACGTCCGTGAACTGCAACTGCTGCAACGTATTGTACATGCAGGCTCACCACCAGCTTCCCAGGGAAAGGATCCAACCGCCACCGTCGTGCTGTCGTGGAGCGATTTCA CGAGCCGACACGCCcggcacggtttgctgatctgCGTGACACTGATGGCGTTAAATCAGTTCTGCGGTTGCTTCTACATGATGAACTATGCACAGTCGGTGTTTGCCGCGTCGGGATCGGTGCTGAGTCTACCGGCCAGCCTGTCGGTGATTGTGGTCGGGTTGATTCAGCTCGTCGGATGCTACGTCTGCACGCTGCTGGTGGATCGGATCGGGCGTAAA CATAAAACCGATTTCCAGATTCTGCTGCTCATCTCATCCGCCGGTCTAACGCTCGGCCAGAGCGTCTTCTCTTCCTACTGCTACGGTCAAACGATGGGGCTCGATCTGACGGCGTTCGGTTGGGTACCGTTGGTGTGCTTTTCCGTTATCGTTTTCATTGGCACGGTTGGGGTCGGTACGATGCCGTTCGTCGTGCTGGCGGAAATTATGCCACAAAAG ATCAAAGGATTCGCTACGACGTTTTGCATGGTGACCAACTGGACGTTTGCTTTCATTGCGTTAAAG TACTTCTCCACGCTAAGTGTGCTTTTGGGGATGCACGGCATTCTGATGTTTTTCGCCATTTGCTCGCTCATCGGTACACTCTTCGTGCTGCTGTGCATGCCagaaacgaaaggaaaaagctTCCAAGAAATTCAATACATGATGGAAAAGTAG